The following are encoded together in the Bacillus sp. V2I10 genome:
- a CDS encoding MerR family transcriptional regulator has product MEQHDHSYKDKKVISIGIVSELTGLSLRQIRYYEERRLISPQRTTRGTRKYSFSDVERLMEIANKREDGVQTNEILKEMRKKEMRSNPDYRKKMLEGQLNAQFHFRNKK; this is encoded by the coding sequence ATGGAACAGCACGACCACTCATATAAAGACAAAAAAGTCATTTCAATTGGAATCGTCAGCGAACTAACAGGCTTATCATTAAGACAGATCCGTTATTATGAGGAAAGACGTTTAATTTCGCCTCAAAGAACAACAAGGGGTACAAGAAAATATTCATTTTCCGATGTGGAAAGGCTCATGGAGATTGCAAACAAACGGGAAGATGGCGTACAAACAAATGAAATCTTAAAAGAAATGCGAAAAAAAGAGATGCGCAGCAATCCCGATTACCGCAAAAAAATGCTCGAAGGCCAGCTAAATGCACAATTTCATTTTCGCAATAAAAAGTGA
- a CDS encoding methyl-accepting chemotaxis protein, with amino-acid sequence MNQQLKAIVKDISGASLSVAERSEQLQSSSKELKSGSEQIASTMQELSSGAETQANSASDLAETMGQLMNSIYIANQNGQAVAEASSEVLNQSQTGYTLMSESVSQMNRINDLMENTVLKVKRLDEQSGEISTLVDVIQSIADQTNLLALNAAIEAARAGEHGRGFAVVADEVRKLAEQVSRSIVDINKIVGNVRKETEEVAENLGHGYEQIVKGAKSIHQTGESFTEIKGFIEDMSTRIVTIQTDLTLIMKNSEVMNESISSIASVSEDAAAGIEQTAASAEQSSQSMEEISSNADSLSDLSGKLSRLVNRFQF; translated from the coding sequence ATGAATCAGCAGCTGAAAGCCATTGTGAAGGATATTTCCGGGGCTTCCTTGTCTGTGGCAGAGCGGAGTGAACAGCTTCAATCCTCCTCGAAAGAGCTGAAATCAGGAAGCGAGCAGATTGCCTCGACTATGCAGGAGCTGTCTTCAGGAGCAGAAACCCAGGCAAATTCAGCTTCCGATCTGGCTGAAACAATGGGCCAGCTGATGAACTCCATTTATATTGCCAACCAAAATGGCCAGGCTGTGGCCGAGGCTTCTTCGGAAGTGCTGAATCAATCACAAACAGGTTATACATTAATGAGCGAATCCGTCAGTCAAATGAACCGCATCAATGATTTAATGGAAAATACCGTGCTGAAGGTGAAGCGTCTTGATGAACAGTCAGGAGAGATTTCCACATTGGTGGACGTGATTCAAAGCATCGCAGATCAAACCAATCTCCTGGCGCTGAATGCAGCAATCGAAGCTGCACGTGCAGGAGAACATGGAAGAGGATTTGCGGTTGTGGCAGATGAAGTACGCAAGCTAGCTGAACAGGTATCAAGGTCGATAGTAGATATTAATAAAATTGTAGGCAATGTCAGAAAAGAAACGGAAGAAGTAGCAGAAAACCTGGGGCACGGATATGAGCAGATTGTAAAAGGCGCAAAATCCATCCATCAAACAGGGGAAAGCTTTACTGAAATTAAAGGTTTTATTGAAGATATGTCAACCAGAATTGTAACCATTCAGACGGATTTAACTCTGATTATGAAAAATAGTGAAGTGATGAACGAATCAATTTCAAGCATTGCATCCGTATCAGAAGATGCAGCTGCAGGAATTGAACAAACAGCAGCATCCGCAGAGCAGTCCAGTCAGTCTATGGAAGAAATCTCAAGCAATGCGGATTCCTTATCTGACTTGTCCGGAAAACTGAGCAGGCTCGTCAATCGTTTTCAATTTTAG
- a CDS encoding helix-turn-helix transcriptional regulator produces MEIGSRIRFYRIQQNKTQEELSRGIISTSYLSKIENNQTTASIEVLDYLCNRLEINLIEEEEIPLMKSLFDWYHDIVHRKHDHLKKRYIDLQKEILSSSDTTAMIYFVLFEFRYLLTEREFAEADSKLEKINLYKDIFEEKMTYYYEKFVGLHHYLQSKYSTALLHLKGAERFLTKHLPFEKWEEADLYYSIALTLSQLRKAALVIQYTHFALNIYQSRYDLMRCAECQILLGINYLRCEEHTRSEESYLLARKIAEQLNDKSLLGMIYHNMGYLSSITKKYEQAIDRYNEALQFKDKNESLSTIFSILYAYYQLDNKEEAGKWIVEGKNILENNPNQEYHYHFKIYEYLLQDNLSSEFEYFMMEVVIPYFIEHEKQQYIIEYSELMASYFEDRHKYKSAVQYYQIVCSALKRAYAN; encoded by the coding sequence ATGGAAATAGGAAGTCGAATAAGGTTCTATCGCATTCAGCAAAATAAGACGCAGGAGGAACTTTCACGAGGCATCATTTCCACTTCTTACTTATCAAAAATCGAAAACAATCAGACGACTGCAAGCATCGAAGTCCTTGATTACTTATGCAACAGGCTTGAGATCAACCTCATCGAAGAAGAAGAAATTCCTCTGATGAAATCCTTATTTGACTGGTATCATGATATCGTTCACCGCAAGCACGATCATCTTAAAAAAAGGTACATTGACCTGCAGAAAGAAATCCTTTCATCAAGTGATACAACGGCCATGATCTACTTTGTTCTGTTTGAATTCAGGTATTTGCTGACAGAAAGAGAGTTTGCAGAAGCAGATTCGAAGCTTGAAAAAATCAATTTATACAAAGACATCTTTGAAGAAAAGATGACCTACTATTACGAGAAATTTGTCGGTCTTCATCACTATCTTCAAAGCAAATATTCGACAGCCCTCCTGCACCTCAAAGGAGCGGAGCGGTTTTTAACAAAGCACCTCCCATTTGAAAAGTGGGAAGAAGCGGATCTCTATTATTCAATTGCCCTGACTCTGAGTCAATTAAGAAAAGCGGCACTGGTCATCCAGTACACTCACTTTGCTTTAAATATATATCAATCAAGATACGATTTAATGAGATGCGCAGAGTGTCAGATTCTGCTAGGGATTAATTATTTGCGGTGTGAGGAGCATACCCGCTCAGAAGAAAGTTATTTGCTGGCCAGGAAGATTGCTGAGCAGCTGAATGATAAAAGTCTGCTTGGAATGATCTATCATAATATGGGGTACCTCAGTTCAATTACCAAAAAATATGAACAGGCAATCGATCGATACAATGAAGCTCTGCAATTTAAAGATAAGAATGAATCATTAAGCACAATTTTTTCTATCCTGTATGCCTATTATCAATTAGATAATAAAGAAGAAGCTGGGAAGTGGATAGTAGAAGGCAAAAACATTTTAGAAAATAACCCTAATCAGGAATATCACTATCATTTTAAAATCTATGAATATTTGCTGCAGGATAATCTATCATCTGAATTTGAATATTTTATGATGGAAGTCGTTATCCCTTACTTTATAGAGCATGAAAAACAGCAGTATATTATCGAGTATTCAGAGCTTATGGCATCATACTTTGAAGATCGCCACAAATATAAATCAGCCGTTCAATATTATCAAATCGTATGTAGCGCTTTGAAAAGAGCATATGCAAATTAA